A stretch of the Papaver somniferum cultivar HN1 chromosome 6, ASM357369v1, whole genome shotgun sequence genome encodes the following:
- the LOC113287730 gene encoding protein ULTRAPETALA 2-like, producing the protein MENGGVERDGSVAMLFSDEELNEISGLKKGGDYVEVTCGCTSHRYGDAVGRLRVFSSGDLEISCECTPGCQEDKLTPAAFEKHSERETARKWKSNVWVISEGEKVPISKTALLKYYNKALKSANGSHKSNNGRPFHRDEFVHCTKCNKERRFRLRNKEECRMHHDALADINWTCADHQYDKISCDDDEERASRKVYRSCSRSPTCSGCTSCVCFGCNICRFSDCNCQICMDFTRNCGT; encoded by the exons ATGGAAAATGGTGGTGTTGAAAGAGATGGTAGTGTTGCAATGTTGTTTAGTGATGAAGAGTTGAATGAGATAAGTGGGTTAAAGAAAGGAGGAGATTATGTTGAAGTCACGTGTGGATGTACAAGCCATAGATACGGAGATGCTGTTGGAAGGCTTAGGGTTTTTTCAAGTGGTGACCTCGAGATCAGCTGTGAATGCACCCCTGGTTGTCAGGAAG ATAAGCTGACACCAGCGGCTTTTGAAAAGCATTCTGAACGAGAAACTGCAAGGAAATGGAAAAGCAATGTTTGGGTCATATCTGAAGGAGAGAAGGTGCCAATATCAAAAACAGCGCTGCTAAAGTATTACAATAAAGCTTTGAAGAGTGCAAATGGGTCTCACAAGTCCAACAATGGGCGGCCTTTTCACCGAGATGAGTTTGTTCATTGTACAAAATGTAACAAAGAGCGTAGATTTCGTCTAAGGAACAAAGAAGAATGCCGCATGCATCATGACGCTTTGGCAGATATTAACTGGACATGTGCTGACCATCAATATGACAA GATATCctgtgatgatgatgaagaacgagCAAGTCGTAAAGTGTACAGGAGTTGCTCTCGGTCTCCAACATGCAGTGGGTGCACCTCTTGTGTATGCTTTGGTTGCAATATTTGTCGTTTCTCAGACTGCAACTGCCAGATCTGCATGGACTTCACACGTAATTGCGGAACTTAA